In Magnolia sinica isolate HGM2019 chromosome 12, MsV1, whole genome shotgun sequence, a single genomic region encodes these proteins:
- the LOC131221819 gene encoding uncharacterized protein LOC131221819: MKECELCDVPARMYCESDQASLCFGCDAKVHGANFLVARHSRSLLCQACQSPTPWKASGPRLAPTVSLCERCISRCDGRSQRQGEDEQEEEEEEGEGGNEIEDEDDDDDDDDDDGGDDDDDGDGDDDGDDDDEDGENQVVPWSSTPPPIPSSSSSDESSNRLGGAASDIELMAVSLKRMRENADLGSQDDDLACSSSHHYSDAGAAASAARNSAEDEATSFGASKEKKKAVLLKSARAAELRSALVGSLKRFQKEDEVCGDDDVIGICKMSKDPRAVDSPSRSSPGRLLQPTSIFSD; the protein is encoded by the exons atgaaggaatGTGAGCTGTGTGACGTACCGGCGCGCATGTACTGCGAGTCGGATCAGGCGAGCTTGTGCTTTGGCTGCGATGCGAAGGTTCACGGCGCGAATTTCCTCGTCGCCAGGCATTCGAGGAGCCTCCTCTGCCAGGCCTGCCAGTCTCCGACGCCGTGGAAAGCTTCTGGACCGAGGCTCGCTCCGACCGTCTCTCTCTGCGAACGTTGCATCAGTCGCTGCGACGGACGGAGCCAAAGGCAGGGAGAAGACGAacaggaggaggaagaagaagaaggagaaggcgGCAATGAAATCGAGGATGaagatgatgacgacgacgatgacgacgatgatggtggagacgatgatgatgatggcgatggtgatgatgatggtgacgATGATGATGAGGACGGAGAGAATCAGGTCGTTCCGTGGTCCTCGACACCACCGCCAATTCCGAGCTCCTCCAGCAGCGATGAGTCTTCAAATCGGCTCGGAGGAGCTGCTTCTGACATAGAACTGATGGCGGTTTCGCTGAAACGTATGCGCGAAAATGCAGATCTCGGCTCCCAG GACGACGATCTCGCCTGCTCGTCCTCGCATCATTACTCCGATGCCGGAGCGGCGGCATCGGCCGCTCGGAACTCGGCCGAAGACGAAGCCACGTCATTCGGGGCgtcaaaggagaaaaagaaagcgGTTCTCCTGAAATCGGCTCGAGCCGCCGAGTTGAGATCGGCTTTGGTCGGCTCGCTCAAGAGATTCCAGAAGGAAGACGAGGTCTGCGGAGACGATGACGTTATAGGAATCTGCAAAATGAGCAAAGATCCCAGAGCCGTTGATTCCCCCTCTAGAAGCTCTCCTGGCCGTCTCCTTCAACCAACCTCTATTTTCTCAGATTAA